From the genome of Psychrilyobacter atlanticus DSM 19335, one region includes:
- a CDS encoding PTS fructose transporter subunit IIABC: MKITDLINESSITLDLKGINKSEVIVELCELHYKNNNINNLEGYMKDILKRESQSSTGLEEGIAIPHAKSKYVINPSLVLGISKDGIDYDSLDGEPSNLFFMIAAPENASDTHIETLSKLTTFLIDDDFREDILNAKTPKGIISLINKKEVEEDENINLEVEAAKGSILAVTGCPTGIAHTYMAADALKKKAVEIGINIKVETNGSTGIKNKLTDEEIDGAAGIIIAADKAIEMNRFDGKPVLIVPVKDGIKRPEELINEAPNSPIYRADQNKKSNSSNTPKRSGFYKHLMNGVSNMLPFVVGGGILIAVSFMFGIKAFDPTDPNFNKFAKFLMDIGGGGAFALMVPILAGFIGMSIADRPGFMPAMVGGMMANSNGGGFLGGLLAGFIGGYVVNFIKKATSNMPESMEGLKPILIFPVLGLFITGGIMTIILGPIASINSGMVTFLNGLGTSNLIVLGIVLGGMMAVDMGGPINKAAFTFGIAAIASGNYAPHAAVMAGGMVPPLGIAIATVLFKKKFTDEERNSGKTNFILGASFITEGAIPFAAADPLKIIPACIIGSALAGGMAMYFGTELPAPHGGLFVIPIITHPMMYLLSVVTGSLATAGIIGTLKKEI, encoded by the coding sequence ATGAAAATTACAGATTTAATAAACGAAAGTAGTATTACTTTGGATTTAAAAGGGATAAACAAAAGTGAAGTTATCGTTGAACTATGTGAACTACACTATAAAAATAATAATATCAATAACTTAGAAGGATATATGAAAGATATCTTAAAGAGGGAATCTCAAAGCTCAACAGGATTAGAGGAGGGGATAGCTATTCCCCATGCAAAATCTAAATATGTGATAAATCCATCTTTAGTGTTAGGAATTTCAAAGGATGGAATAGACTATGATTCTTTAGACGGAGAACCCAGCAACCTATTCTTTATGATTGCAGCTCCAGAAAATGCAAGCGATACCCATATAGAAACACTATCTAAGTTAACTACATTTCTAATTGATGATGATTTTAGAGAAGATATTTTAAATGCAAAAACTCCTAAGGGAATTATCTCTTTAATCAATAAAAAAGAGGTAGAAGAGGATGAAAATATAAATTTAGAAGTAGAAGCAGCAAAGGGAAGCATCTTAGCAGTAACTGGATGTCCTACAGGAATAGCCCATACATATATGGCAGCAGATGCATTGAAGAAGAAAGCTGTGGAGATAGGAATAAATATCAAGGTAGAAACTAATGGTTCTACAGGGATAAAGAATAAGCTTACAGATGAAGAGATAGATGGTGCAGCAGGTATCATTATAGCTGCTGATAAAGCTATAGAGATGAATAGATTTGACGGGAAACCTGTACTTATCGTTCCTGTAAAAGATGGGATTAAGAGACCGGAAGAACTGATTAATGAAGCTCCTAACTCTCCTATATACAGAGCAGATCAAAATAAAAAATCTAATAGTAGCAACACTCCTAAAAGAAGCGGATTTTATAAACATCTAATGAATGGTGTGTCTAATATGCTCCCATTCGTTGTAGGAGGAGGAATATTAATCGCTGTTTCATTTATGTTTGGAATAAAAGCTTTTGATCCTACAGATCCTAACTTTAATAAATTTGCAAAATTCTTGATGGATATAGGAGGAGGAGGAGCATTTGCACTAATGGTTCCAATCTTAGCCGGTTTCATTGGAATGAGTATTGCAGATAGACCTGGATTTATGCCTGCCATGGTTGGTGGTATGATGGCCAACTCTAACGGTGGTGGATTCTTAGGTGGATTATTAGCTGGTTTCATTGGTGGTTACGTTGTTAACTTTATAAAGAAAGCAACTTCTAATATGCCAGAATCTATGGAAGGATTAAAACCAATATTAATCTTCCCTGTATTAGGGTTATTTATCACAGGTGGAATAATGACAATTATATTAGGGCCTATTGCCTCTATAAACAGTGGAATGGTAACTTTCCTTAATGGACTGGGAACGAGTAACTTAATTGTATTAGGAATAGTACTAGGTGGTATGATGGCAGTAGATATGGGTGGGCCTATCAATAAAGCGGCATTTACCTTTGGTATTGCAGCTATCGCCTCTGGAAACTATGCTCCCCATGCAGCTGTTATGGCTGGTGGAATGGTACCACCGCTAGGAATAGCTATAGCTACAGTATTATTTAAAAAGAAATTTACAGATGAAGAGAGAAACTCTGGTAAAACTAACTTTATATTAGGAGCTTCATTTATCACAGAGGGAGCTATACCATTTGCTGCAGCAGATCCATTAAAGATTATCCCTGCATGTATAATCGGTTCTGCTCTTGCTGGTGGAATGGCTATGTATTTTGGAACAGAATTACCTGCTCCTCACGGTGGATTATTTGTTATCCCTATCATAACTCATCCCATGATGTACCTTCTTTCAGTAGTTACAGGTTCACTTGCAACTGCAGGTATAATAGGAACTCTAAAAAAAGAGATCTAA
- a CDS encoding 5'-nucleotidase, lipoprotein e(P4) family → MKKKILLIAALLTLGTACTTAKPKVSEPTAKINMVSNENNDIARFANQSVLGTVWVRDSGEYRALTHQAYNSGKSYLKEIVKDPINKDKKLAVVLDLDETVLDNSAFAAWQAVNHKLYSSKDWARWVNAKEATEVPGSVDFIKTAKELGFEVFYVSNRSAELTVPTIENLKKIGAPFADEDHVLGKTTTSNKAPRLKSIEDKGYTIVLLGGDNLDDFDSVVHHKLNIDRRNHVEDMKDNYGTKFIVLPNPEYGGFDSGIVEGYYQLSTGEKVETRKKVINPWDGK, encoded by the coding sequence ATGAAAAAGAAAATCTTATTAATTGCAGCATTGTTAACATTAGGAACAGCTTGTACAACAGCGAAACCAAAAGTATCTGAGCCAACTGCAAAAATCAACATGGTATCTAACGAGAATAATGATATAGCCAGATTTGCCAATCAATCGGTATTGGGAACAGTGTGGGTAAGAGATTCAGGAGAATACAGAGCATTGACTCATCAAGCTTATAATTCTGGTAAATCTTATCTAAAAGAAATCGTGAAAGACCCAATAAATAAAGATAAAAAATTGGCTGTAGTGCTAGACTTAGATGAAACGGTATTGGATAATAGTGCATTTGCTGCCTGGCAGGCTGTTAATCACAAACTGTATAGTTCCAAAGACTGGGCAAGATGGGTAAATGCAAAAGAGGCAACAGAAGTACCGGGATCTGTGGACTTTATAAAAACTGCAAAGGAGTTAGGTTTTGAAGTGTTTTATGTTTCAAATAGAAGTGCTGAATTAACAGTGCCCACAATAGAAAATTTAAAAAAGATTGGAGCACCATTTGCAGATGAGGATCATGTGTTAGGAAAAACCACTACATCAAATAAAGCACCAAGATTAAAGAGTATAGAGGATAAAGGATATACAATAGTTCTTTTAGGTGGAGATAATCTGGATGATTTTGACAGTGTGGTTCATCATAAACTGAATATAGACAGAAGAAATCATGTAGAAGATATGAAAGATAACTATGGGACTAAATTTATAGTTTTACCAAATCCGGAATATGGCGGATTTGACAGTGGAATCGTAGAAGGATACTATCAGTTATCAACAGGTGAGAAGGTGGAAACTAGAAAAAAAGTGATAAATCCATGGGATGGGAAATAA
- the mglC gene encoding galactose/methyl galactoside ABC transporter permease MglC, with translation MDKKKIKNWGTENAIYLVLIALLVFIVMKEPTFLSVRNLTNILTQSSVRVIIALGVAGLIVTQGTDLSAGRQVGMAALISASLLQATNATTKVFPNIGEMPLMVVLLLVIIIGAIVGLLNGIVIAIFHVTPFIATLGSMIIVYGANSLYFDVIGASPVASFDPRFSKFTQGVFRISGYRFSYLIIYATIATIITWVLWNKTKFGKNIFAIGGNPEAAAVSGVNVRNNLLKVYILSGVFYAVGGFLEAGRIGSATNNIGFMYELDAIAACVVGGVSFSGGVGKISGVVTGVIIFTVINYGLTYIGISPYWQYIIKGLIIIIAVGLDTRKYLKKK, from the coding sequence ATGGATAAGAAAAAAATAAAGAATTGGGGAACAGAAAACGCGATATACCTAGTATTGATAGCTTTACTGGTATTTATAGTCATGAAGGAACCGACGTTTTTATCGGTTAGAAATTTAACCAATATACTGACACAGTCATCAGTCAGAGTAATTATTGCTTTAGGAGTTGCCGGTCTTATCGTAACACAGGGAACAGATCTATCAGCAGGGCGTCAAGTTGGAATGGCTGCTCTAATATCAGCATCGCTCCTACAAGCTACTAATGCCACAACTAAGGTATTCCCTAATATAGGAGAGATGCCTTTAATGGTAGTTTTATTATTAGTTATAATAATCGGTGCCATAGTTGGGTTATTAAATGGAATAGTTATAGCAATTTTTCATGTGACACCATTTATAGCAACTTTGGGCTCTATGATCATTGTATATGGTGCTAATTCACTATATTTTGATGTGATAGGAGCATCTCCTGTAGCATCTTTTGATCCTCGATTTTCAAAATTTACCCAAGGGGTCTTTAGGATATCAGGATATAGATTTTCATATTTGATAATCTATGCTACTATTGCGACTATTATTACTTGGGTATTGTGGAATAAAACTAAATTTGGTAAAAATATATTTGCCATAGGGGGGAATCCTGAAGCGGCAGCAGTTTCCGGAGTAAATGTAAGGAATAACCTATTGAAAGTATATATTCTTTCTGGAGTTTTCTATGCTGTAGGTGGATTTTTAGAAGCAGGAAGGATCGGATCGGCTACAAATAATATTGGATTTATGTATGAGTTAGACGCCATCGCTGCCTGTGTCGTTGGTGGAGTTTCATTCAGCGGAGGAGTAGGAAAGATCAGCGGGGTAGTAACGGGAGTTATAATCTTTACTGTTATAAACTATGGATTGACATATATAGGAATCAGCCCATATTGGCAGTATATTATAAAAGGATTGATCATTATAATAGCTGTAGGTTTAGATACAAGAAAATATCTTAAAAAGAAATAG
- the mglA gene encoding galactose/methyl galactoside ABC transporter ATP-binding protein MglA: MEEKFLLEMKEITKEFPGVKALDKVTIQIKSSSVHALMGENGAGKSTLMKCLFGIYRKDHGEIIFCGKEINFTSPKEALDSGVSMVHQELNQVLQRNVMDNIWLGRYPQKGFFIDEKKMYDDTKKIFDELDIDIDPKKKVGELSVSEMQMLEIAKAVSYDSKIIVMDEPTSSLTEKEVTHLFRIINKLRDRGCGIIYISHKMEEILEIADEVTVMRDGKWISTDNSKDLTTDIIINMMVGRDLSERFPPKTNVPKEIILEIKDFTAKQQPSFKDINFKLRKGEILGIAGLVGAKRTEILESIFGMRERETGVIILDGKVVNNKNPHEAIKNGFALVTEERRSTGIFAGLDITFNSVISNVDIYQGVGHFLDDKKMKVDTEWVIDSMRVKTPTQKTHIGSLSGGNQQKVIIGRWLLTNPEILMLDEPTRGIDVGAKFEIYQLMNELAKKDKGIIIISSEMPELMGTTDRILVMSNGRIAGIVDTNKTTQEEIMTLSAKFL, from the coding sequence ATGGAAGAAAAATTTCTTTTGGAGATGAAGGAAATAACTAAGGAGTTTCCGGGAGTAAAAGCTTTAGATAAGGTTACCATTCAAATAAAAAGTTCTAGTGTTCATGCACTTATGGGAGAAAATGGAGCAGGGAAATCCACTCTTATGAAATGCCTTTTTGGTATCTATCGAAAAGATCACGGAGAAATTATATTTTGCGGAAAAGAAATAAATTTTACCTCTCCTAAAGAGGCTTTAGATAGTGGAGTATCCATGGTTCATCAGGAGTTAAATCAAGTGTTACAAAGAAATGTTATGGATAATATATGGCTTGGAAGATATCCTCAAAAAGGTTTTTTTATAGACGAAAAGAAGATGTATGATGACACAAAAAAAATATTTGATGAATTAGATATAGATATAGATCCAAAGAAGAAAGTTGGGGAATTATCTGTTTCAGAGATGCAGATGTTAGAGATAGCTAAGGCTGTCTCCTACGATTCTAAAATAATAGTGATGGATGAACCAACATCTTCACTGACTGAAAAAGAGGTGACCCACTTATTTAGAATCATCAATAAATTAAGGGACAGAGGGTGCGGAATCATCTACATATCCCACAAGATGGAAGAAATCTTGGAGATAGCGGACGAAGTAACTGTTATGAGAGATGGAAAATGGATTTCTACCGATAATTCCAAAGACCTTACTACAGATATCATTATCAATATGATGGTAGGAAGAGATCTCAGTGAAAGATTCCCTCCTAAAACCAATGTACCTAAAGAAATAATTTTGGAGATAAAAGATTTTACCGCTAAACAGCAGCCATCTTTTAAAGATATAAACTTTAAATTACGTAAAGGTGAGATCTTGGGGATAGCTGGTTTAGTAGGAGCTAAAAGAACTGAGATCTTGGAATCTATTTTTGGAATGAGGGAAAGGGAAACAGGAGTAATAATATTAGATGGTAAAGTCGTTAATAATAAAAATCCTCATGAAGCTATAAAAAATGGATTTGCACTGGTTACAGAGGAACGCAGATCTACAGGGATATTTGCAGGGTTGGATATAACCTTTAATTCTGTTATATCAAATGTTGATATTTACCAAGGGGTTGGACATTTTTTAGATGATAAAAAGATGAAAGTAGATACAGAGTGGGTTATAGATAGTATGAGAGTGAAAACTCCTACTCAAAAAACCCATATTGGAAGTCTGTCTGGAGGTAATCAGCAAAAGGTTATCATTGGAAGGTGGTTACTTACAAATCCTGAAATATTGATGTTGGATGAGCCGACTCGGGGGATAGACGTAGGAGCTAAATTTGAAATCTATCAACTTATGAATGAATTAGCTAAAAAAGATAAAGGTATAATAATAATTTCATCTGAAATGCCTGAGCTCATGGGGACAACCGATAGAATATTGGTTATGAGTAATGGAAGGATAGCAGGTATAGTAGATACAAATAAAACCACACAAGAAGAAATAATGACCTTGTCAGCTAAATTTTTATAA
- the mglB gene encoding galactose/glucose ABC transporter substrate-binding protein MglB: MKKIFAVMAMAAAITACGGNDKSATTEGESAPKIGVAIYKFDDNFMSILRQDLGKISSAKGIKLDLVDSQNNQSTQNDQIDVFLSKGMDVLAVNLVDPASASTIINKAKEENKPVVFFNKEPSQKDMNSYDKVYYVGTDSKESGVIQGELIAKHWMNSSDKWDLNKDGKIQFVLLKGEPGHPDAEARTEWAIKTLNEKGIDTEALHLDTAMWDTAMAKDKMDAWIAGPNKDKIEVVIANNDGMAFGAIESLKAAGRSDIPVFGIDALPEALAMIERGELEGTVLNDAKNQAQATFDLSHNLAVGKDPLEGTEWKLDDKKAVRVPYVGVDKDNLADFK; the protein is encoded by the coding sequence ATGAAGAAAATATTTGCAGTAATGGCGATGGCAGCAGCGATAACAGCTTGTGGTGGAAATGATAAATCAGCGACTACAGAGGGAGAAAGTGCACCTAAGATTGGAGTAGCTATTTATAAGTTTGATGATAACTTTATGTCAATCCTGAGACAAGATCTGGGTAAAATCTCAAGTGCTAAGGGGATCAAATTAGACCTAGTAGATTCACAAAATAATCAATCTACTCAAAATGATCAAATAGATGTATTTTTATCTAAGGGAATGGATGTTTTAGCTGTAAACTTAGTAGACCCCGCTTCTGCTTCGACTATTATCAATAAAGCCAAGGAAGAAAATAAACCGGTAGTTTTTTTCAATAAGGAGCCATCTCAAAAAGATATGAATTCATATGACAAAGTATATTATGTAGGAACAGATTCTAAGGAGTCAGGAGTAATACAAGGGGAACTCATTGCTAAACACTGGATGAATAGCAGTGATAAATGGGATTTAAATAAAGACGGGAAGATTCAATTTGTATTATTAAAAGGAGAGCCTGGACATCCAGATGCCGAAGCTAGAACTGAATGGGCAATAAAAACATTGAATGAAAAAGGTATAGATACAGAAGCATTGCATTTAGATACCGCAATGTGGGATACAGCAATGGCTAAAGACAAGATGGATGCCTGGATTGCAGGCCCTAATAAAGATAAGATAGAAGTAGTTATAGCAAATAATGATGGAATGGCATTTGGAGCAATAGAGTCATTAAAAGCAGCAGGAAGATCAGATATACCAGTATTCGGAATAGACGCTCTCCCAGAAGCTCTTGCAATGATTGAAAGAGGAGAATTAGAAGGAACAGTTTTAAATGATGCTAAAAACCAAGCACAAGCTACCTTTGACCTTTCTCATAATTTAGCTGTTGGGAAAGATCCATTAGAAGGAACAGAGTGGAAGTTAGATGATAAAAAAGCTGTAAGAGTCCCTTATGTAGGAGTAGACAAAGATAATCTTGCAGATTTCAAATAA